One genomic region from Xenopus laevis strain J_2021 chromosome 2L, Xenopus_laevis_v10.1, whole genome shotgun sequence encodes:
- the sike1.L gene encoding suppressor of IKBKE 1, whose translation MTCTIDKILQDAKTLLERLKDHDNAAESLIDQSSVLHKRVKAMKEVGTAMPEKYQEELAEIKDASKLRPHVLLCQENTQIRDLQLENKELWLSLEEHQYALELIMSKYRKQMLQLIANKIPAPTEPVLEAHKTFSSDLECQIDRICVIGDAMRKAIQLDEDQAYNIQERLAQLELENKELREILSVRNESLRSSKKESEWNFSEK comes from the exons atGACCTGTACAATAGACAAGATTCTGCAAGATGCAAAGACTCTACTGGAGAGACTTAAGGATCATGACAATGCTGCAGAATCCCTTATTGATCAGTCCAGTGTCCTCCATAAGCGTGTAAAAGCCATGAAAGAGGTTGGAACAGCTATGCCAGAAAAG tACCAAGAAGAACTGGCAGAAATAAAGGATGCATCAAAACTGAGACCTCATGTACTGTTGTGCCAAGAAAACACACAAATCAGAGATTTACAACTGGAAAACAAAG aactatGGCTGTCCTTGGAAGAGCATCAATATGCGTTGGAGCTAATCATGAGCAAGTACAGAAAGCAGATGCTGCAGCTGATTGCAAATAAAATACCAGCTCCTACCGAACCAGTATTAGAAGCCCATAAGACCTTTTCTTCT gaTCTAGAGTGTCAGATAGATAGAATATGTGTAATAGGGGATGCAATGAGAAAAGCAATTCAGCTGGATGAAGACCAAGCATATAATATACAAGAAAGACTAGCCCAGCTAGAG ctAGAAAACAAGGAACTTCGGGAAATCCTATCCGTGCGTAATGAATCCCTACGTTCAAGCAAAAAGGAATCCGAATGGAACTTTTCAGAGAAATGA